In the Carboxydothermus hydrogenoformans Z-2901 genome, TTCACCAGCACCGCGCCTACCTGCCGGCGCAGGCAGGTAGACCGGGTTTTCACTACCTCGGTTATCTGCATGAAATAATCATCCCAGGATGGACGCATGGAAACACCCCATTTAACAGTGGTCAGTGGTCGGTCGTGGGTGGTTAGAAAAAGATTTAAAATCAACCACATACCACTGACGACCAACCACCGTTTGGAGGTTGGAAAAATCAACAGGTTTTGCCAATTAAAACCGCTCTCCGAAAATTAATCGTTGTACGGAAGTTTATCGTACAGAGGGAAGCGGTTTAAAAGATCCCGTACTTTCCGGGCTGCTTCCCGGTGTTTGTCTTCGTTTTCAGGATTCTTTAAGACCAGAGCTATTATTTCGGCAATTTCGGCCATTTCTCCTTCTTTCATCCCCCGGGTGGTTACCGCTGGGGTACCAATTCTAATTCCCGAAGTTACGTTGGGCGACTCGGGGTCGTACGGAATGGCGTTTTTATTTACCGTTACGCCAATTTCATCCAAAAGCTGCTCCGCCCTTTTACCGGTAAGCCCTACCGGACGCACATCCACTAACATCAGGTGATTATCGGTACCGCCGGAAACTAACCTTAAGCCCTGCTTTTTCAGTTCTTCCGCTAAAGCTTTAGCGTTATTTACCACCTGCTGCTGGTATTCCCTAAACTCCGGCGATAAGGCTTCTTTAAAAGCTACGGCTTTTGCGGCAATTACGTGCATCAAAGGTCCACCCTGTACCCCGGGGAAAACGGTCTTATCGATTTTAGCTGCATGCTCCGCTTTACAGAAAATCACTCCCCCCCGGGGACCGCGTAACGTTTTATGGGTGGTGGTGGTCACCACATCGGCATAAGGAATGGGTGATGGATGCAATCCTGCTGCCACCAGGCCGGCAATATGGGCCATGTCCACCATAAGATAGGCCCCCACTTCATCGGCAATTTCCTTTAAATGCTTAAAATCGATAACCCGGGGATAGGCCGATGCTCCGGCAACAATCATTTTGGGTTTATGCTTGTAGGCAAGCTCAAAAACTTTTTCATAATTTATTTTTTCGGTATCCGGCTCTACACCGTAACTCACAAAGTTATAAAGCTTACCGGAGAAATTCACCGGACTTCCGTGGGTTAAGTGACCGCCGTGGGCCAGGTTCATGCCCAAAACCGTGTCCCCCGGCTCCAAAAACGCCATGTACGCAGCCATATTGGCCTGAGCCCCGGAATGGGGCTGGACGTTAACGTGTTCTGCCCCAAAAAGCTTCTTGGCCCGCTCCCGGGCGAGATTTTCGACCACATCCACGTATTCGCAGCCGCCGTAATACCGCTTTCCGGGAAGTCCTTCGGCGTACTTGTTGGTAAGGTGGCTGCCCATAGCCTCCATTACCGCTCTACTTACAAAGTTTTCCGAAGCAATGAGTTCAATCTTTTCCCGCTGCCGGGAAAGTTCCTTTTCCATAGCCTCAAAAATTTCCGGGTCCACGTCTTTTAAGCGTAAGTTCAAATGGGTCACATTATTCACGCTCCCTTTTATTGGATGTTTGGGGTTTACAATATTTCTCTTCAATACCCGCTATCTTTTCTACCCGGCGGGCGTGGCGGCCACCTTCAAAGGATGCTCCAAGAAAGGTGTCCACGATATCCAGGGCAAGACCCACTCCCACCACCCGGGCCCCCAGAGCTAAAACGTTGGCATCATTGTGCTCCCGGGCTGAATGGGCGGAAAAAGTGTCCGAACAAAGGGCTGCCCGGATCCCAGGAACCTTATTGGCGGCGATGGAAATTCCTATCCCGGTACCGCAAATTACAATGCCAAAATCTACTTCCTTTTGCACCACCGCCTCGGCCACGGCTTCCCCAAAATCGGGGTAGTCCACCGATTCCGCGGAGTAAGTCCCTTTGTCAATCACAGCAATCCCCTTTTTTTCCAGGTGCTTTTTTATTTCTTCCTTTAAGTTAAATCCCGCGTGGTCAGCCCCGATGGCTATCT is a window encoding:
- the glyA gene encoding serine hydroxymethyltransferase; amino-acid sequence: MNLRLKDVDPEIFEAMEKELSRQREKIELIASENFVSRAVMEAMGSHLTNKYAEGLPGKRYYGGCEYVDVVENLARERAKKLFGAEHVNVQPHSGAQANMAAYMAFLEPGDTVLGMNLAHGGHLTHGSPVNFSGKLYNFVSYGVEPDTEKINYEKVFELAYKHKPKMIVAGASAYPRVIDFKHLKEIADEVGAYLMVDMAHIAGLVAAGLHPSPIPYADVVTTTTHKTLRGPRGGVIFCKAEHAAKIDKTVFPGVQGGPLMHVIAAKAVAFKEALSPEFREYQQQVVNNAKALAEELKKQGLRLVSGGTDNHLMLVDVRPVGLTGKRAEQLLDEIGVTVNKNAIPYDPESPNVTSGIRIGTPAVTTRGMKEGEMAEIAEIIALVLKNPENEDKHREAARKVRDLLNRFPLYDKLPYND
- the rpiB gene encoding ribose 5-phosphate isomerase B; the encoded protein is MKIAIGADHAGFNLKEEIKKHLEKKGIAVIDKGTYSAESVDYPDFGEAVAEAVVQKEVDFGIVICGTGIGISIAANKVPGIRAALCSDTFSAHSAREHNDANVLALGARVVGVGLALDIVDTFLGASFEGGRHARRVEKIAGIEEKYCKPQTSNKRERE